A single genomic interval of Suncus etruscus isolate mSunEtr1 chromosome 10, mSunEtr1.pri.cur, whole genome shotgun sequence harbors:
- the LOC126020023 gene encoding pyruvate dehydrogenase E1 component subunit alpha, somatic form, mitochondrial-like produces the protein MRKMLAAIFRVVSGVSPKPASRVLVSSRNFANDATFEIKQCDLHQLEEGPPVTTVLTREDGLKYYRMMQTVRRMELKADQLYKQKIIRGFCHLCDGQEACCVGLEAGINPTDHLITAYRAHGFTFTRGLTVREILAELTGRRGGCAKGKGGSMHMYAKNFYGGNGIVGAQVPLGAGIALACKYNGKDEVCLTLYGDGAANQGQIFEAYNMAALWKLPCIFICENNRYGMGTSVERAAASTDYYKRGDFIPGLRVDGMDVLCVREATKFAAAYCRSGKGPILMELQTYRYHGHSMSDPGVSYRTREEIQEVRSKSDPIMLLKDRMVNNNLASIEELKEIDVEVRKEIEDAAQFATADPEPPLEELGYHIYSNEPPFEVRGANQWIKYKSIS, from the coding sequence ATGAGAAAGATGCTCGCCGCCATCTTCCGCGTGGTGTCAGGCGTCTCTCCGAAGCCAGCAAGCAGAGTACTGGTGTCATCTCGTAACTTTGCAAATGATGCTACCTTTGAAATTAAGCAATGTGATCTTCACCAGCTGGAAGAAGGTCCTCCTGTCACAACCGTGCTCACCAGAGAGGATGGGCTCAAGTACTACCGGATGATGCAGACTGTGCGCAGAATGGAGTTAAAGGCAGATCAGCTGTACAAGCAGAAGATTATTCGGGGCTTCTGTCACTTGTGTGATGGTCAGGAAGCTTGTTGTGTGGGCCTGGAGGCGGGCATAAATCCCACAGACCACCTTATCACAGCCTATCGGGCTCATGGCTTTACCTTCACTCGTGGTCTTACTGTCAGAGAGATTCTTGCCGAGCTTACTGGCCGAAGAGGTGGCTGTGCTAAAGGAAAGGGGGGTTCCATGCACATGTATGCCAAGAACTTCTACGGTGGCAATGGCATCGTTGGAGCTCAGGTGCCCCTGGGAGCTGGGATTGCTTTGGCCTGTAAATATAATGGAAAAGATGAGGTCTGTTTGACTTTATATGGAGATGGTGCTGCTAATCAGGGTCAGATTTTTGAAGCTTATAATATGGCAGCTTTGTGGAAATTACCTTGtatttttatctgtgaaaataacCGCTACGGAATGGGAACATCTGTGGAGAGAGCAGCAGCCAGCACTGATTACTACAAGAGAGGCGACTTCATTCCAGGACTGAGGGTAGATGGAATGGATGTCTTATGTGTCCGGGAGGCGACAAAGTTTGCAGCTGCTTATTGTAGATCTGGAAAGGGGCCCATCCTAATGGAGCTGCAGACTTACCGTTACCATGGACATAGCATGAGTGATCCTGGAGTCAGTTACCGGACCCGAGAAGAAATTCAGGAAGTGAGAAGCAAGAGTGATCCGATCATGCTTCTCAAGGATAGAATGGTCAACAACAATCTTGCCAGCATTGAAGAATTAAAGGAAATTGATGTTGAAGTGAGGAAAGAAATCGAAGATGCTGCGCAGTTTGCCACTGCAGATCCTGAACCACCTTTGGAAGAGCTAGGCTATCACATATATAGCAATGAGCCACCTTTCGAAGTTCGGGGTGCAAACCAGTGGATCAAGTATAAATCTATTAGTTAA